The segment ACCCGTACTTCATTCTGCTGCAGGACGTCCATGTATATTCTATCACGCAGTTCCATTCACTATCATTTCCATCTCTATTTCCATTCCACTGGATTGTCCCCAAGTGCAGGAGATGCGAGTGTGAGAGCGAGTGTCTGTGATTGGTTATAGATGGAGCCTGTGCTCCGCACACACCATGCCTGCCCGGCTCTGCTTCATGCATGGCCACACTTGATGACTCACTTCCCCCTACCCTTCCCGTAAAATCCCTCCCAATTCTGGAGAGCAGAGGCTTTGGAGGGGTGGGGGGAAGACGCGAAAATGACCTTCATGCACTCTCCTGCAACCTATCATCTGCACATCTGTTCCACACCCTGCCCCATCTTCATTACACAGTGATCTTCTGAAATATCCTGTTAAATGAAGCCATTTCATTTATCACTCTTGCGTCTATCACACCCGACAGACGCGAAAGATGTCGCCTACGAGCAATTATGCAGTCACTGCAGTCACGAAAGGCAACATGGTGATTTATTTATGACTTTGTCGCAAGACAAACATACTGCATATAAAGTGGAACGACTCTGTTAACAAAGGAATCCAAGGCAAAAAAGAATGATTACACTAAAATCACAATTATCCAAAAAGCAGTGAAATTATTATACCgttctttgcttgtttttttccatgccTGTAATGCACTTCTTTTCAGGGAAAAACAAGCTGATTATACAACAATGATAACAGATGCATACAATGCTCTCTTGTATGAAACAAGGTAGTATTTTAGTGGTCAAAAGAGCCAGTGTCACgtctctcctcccctctgcaGTTTTCCAATTATTTCTTCTCAAATGtatgcttaaaaaaaatgtacaacaaAACCACGATTGTATAAAAGTATCCATCCTTTtcattgggggaaaaaaacgatCTACACCAATGAAACTGGAAAATGGTACATTCAAAAACAGCAAAGTTCTTATGAGCACCTGTTGACAGCTGACCGAGCGGGAAGAGACCAACAAGTAGTTAACATGctgttggagagaaaaaaattgaATAATTCCAAGTATTTCATAACATAGCAACCCCAGCAACGTCTGTGTTGTCTCACTTCCCTTTTCTCTTATTTCTTCAAAACCTCTCTTTCACTCTTGGCATCCAGCCAGgacatcaaatatttaaacttGAGGAAATTCTTTCCCAAAGAACAAATATCTAGTGGACAGGAATTCAGGTTGGATTCTCTCTTTTCTTGAAGTTTTAACACTAAACTACTTCAAAAGGCAGCACATGGCCGTGTCAGTGAAGGCGGCACAGATTTAAACAGACTTCATGTGGATCTATTCAGAACTTCACTGTACGCGTGTTTGTACAAGTGTAAATGTAGTagtctgtgaggacacatttgggTTCAAATCTATCTTtaggaggacattttgaccttttgAGAAGATTCTGGCTAGATCTTTAAAACCTTGAAGTAGTTTTGAGAGTTGGtttaagggtaagggttagaatTAGCTTTAGGTTAAGGGGTTAGGCCTCAGGATGTAGTGCTAGAGGTAAGGATAATGGGCAAGGAAAAGCTTTATGTCTGATTGAGTGTCCTCATTgagaatgctgtacaagaatgtgtgtttgagtacttgtatttatagtactttgtgaggtccaaaaaaggTAAAAGCCTATCTTTGGGATGACATTTTGACCTTGGGCACCAGaattttaaagggctttttcagggttaaggcCTGGTGTTAGCGTTAGAGTTAGTATTGGgtttaaggttaggcacttagttgtgatgtttaAGGTTCGGGTAAGGAGTTAGGGAAttcattatgtcaatgatgtgtcctcagtgagatataaaaacaagttagagagtgtgtgtgtgtgtttagaggtGGAAAGAGAAGGTCGTCATTTGAGGAAGAAATTAAAGAAAGGGGaagaaacaaacactgcatgACTTAATATATTTTCACTGAGATAATTGCTGTGAAACATAGTCTTGTTTTCCACCTCCACATCCTACACGTCAACCATGTCACAAAATTGTCcctatttctgttttttcttttctttgcagttGCGTTTTCTCAATGTTTAGAGTTCTCTGTGCAAACAAACTATGTCATCATACCTGGAAGTTGCCAACCATGATGAGTCCAGCAGCACAGATCCAGCCTGTGGAGAGACTCGCTGTGTTGAGAACACAGTTTTGGTGCTTCTCAATCACGTGGGCGTATCGGAGCAGAACGATCACCATAACTGCggggagacagagggaaaagACAGAGACTAAAACCACAGTACTGCATCAGAAGAGGTGTGAAAGGCTGCATGAATGGGACACCAGGTGACATTAGGCTCGCATGTGAAAGCAAAATACATACTGTTTACATTCAGTGCAAAGAAAACACCTCCTTTaccacagaaacaaaagaatTCCTGCTGTTTGAGAATCACAGGAAGTTGAAATTCTCTGCCCGACGAGTTGGAAATAAGGGGAAGGAAATGGCGGGAAAGTGGCAATGATCCACAAGTGGGGGTTGGTTGTAGTCTTACATAAGATTAAAAGACCAAGGGAagagaaatacagtatatgggaCAGATGACTGCTGATGTGCTAATTGGCTGTGACTAGGGGTATTGTCGCTATGATGAGGAGCTGATCCCCCCCCcttggtttttttctttgttagcTCCTCACCACTGGTGGAAAGCAGAGCAGATGGGatgagtgaaacagaggaggCTGAAGGAGTAAGAGGGGACACTGTACCCCTCCTGTGTTGACCTGAAAACTAGCACAATATCCCTGAGACCAAACTGTGAGGTAACCTGCATCTCATCTCTGTGTGAGAGTCAGCCGCCACAGCCAAAAGAGAATGAAATCAGAAGCAAGGTCACAGAGAAGAAAGGAACCGTTGTCATACTGTAAAGCTGTCTCCAAGGACAACACGGTACCTGACAACAAAGGAAAGGACAGTGCGTTAACGCCGCCGCTCAACTGGACcatgtcccagtatacaagcaaTAATCAGAAATCAatttgttacaaaaaaaaaacccgctGCTTTTTCCAATGTCATGTAAAGTGGTGGTGCTCTGCTTGCTGGTCGATAATCAAACCTACATCCTGCTTTGAATTTATACTTCACTtttcaacataaacaaatgtccattcaAACAACTGTCAAATGAGTTGTTTGTGTGGAGCCGACCATCTCCCCACAACTTCCCGTTTCTCCATATAGCAGTGTTATGATCTTGTGTTGCCAGgtgacattcccatgctgcacacaggaagtgctgtgTTTTATATCGGGGCTGATGgtaacagcaacattgtgctagtaacgGCTGCAAACAAGTTGGAATGTGAGTGAAAACATAAAGAAGCGCACACTAAAAGCTTCAGAAATGGATTCTaatgtgagggaaaaaaaaccctggtcGTTCAGCTGTTTAACAGGATAAATGCttccttttcttcattttaacccCATATTTTAATGCTGAATGCTAATTTAAATGGATTTAGGTGATATAGGATTGAAAGGGAGGGAAGTGAAtagttaggattaggattaacCATTTTGTTTATATAAACATGTTAACTTttcttgtccacaaactaaaccATGTAAAAACGTCACTGAAATGTTGCTACATATCTATAATCGAAATATTAGGAACATACCGTATGAATTAGGTGTCCAGCTAAAGTCACTGTAACAGATATGATTACATAATGTatgatattgtttttctttaaatcctCTGGCCCTAGGgagtgtgtttgtcttctcaACTCTCTGTTCCTTGAGCTCCATATTAAtcttggaaaagaaaaaagtgatttCAGTCACAGTCATGGACAAACGAAAACTGTCCCCGGGCTCGGAAACAATCTTGATTTTGTTTCCTtggtgtctctttttttcctacTCCACAAGAACATGTGACTGAACGGACCAGAATGTCAAATGCATTAATTTACTTAGATTACGGCatatttgtgtctctgctgcagacTGGCTGCCTGCGGATCTTCCCTACAGCATTTTCGACAAAATAACTCTTCTATCATAACAAATGAGTGTGGCTAAATGCACTGGCATTGACTTAAGATGATGAGAAGTTGGCTTGAAGGTTAGAGACGATGATTTTGCCCAGCTGCTCTCCATTAGAATGTCcatgtttcttctgtttttgttcttatgCATAGCTTACTTTTAGCTCACAGGTTCCTACAGCATGAGACTAATAAGTAGACATGAAAGCCGACCCACAGTCACTTATCTTAAGtttaacaaatacatttatatactgtaaagcATGTCATACTTTAGAGCAGCAATGTTAATTCAATTCATCGACTAATAATTGAGCGACTTTTGCTGATCGATAAACTGGtttcagtgggtttttttcaatgattaaaacaagttttgtgttttttcagcttcttaaatgggaacattttccagtttcttaaacctggaaataatgatgttctcactgatcgacatttttctttaacattttctgatgtTTAACAGACCAAACACGTAAtggattaatcgagaaaataaccgTTAGATGTCGCCCTACTCGTATTCCTATGGCTATGTCCATAggactgtgttttcatttgaaaatggtgaTTCACACTTTAAAACACTCATCATTTAACCATTCAAGTTAAAGATTACATTGTTTGCCAATGtatcgggagtgcttgggccaaAAACAGTTACCCATATATACACGTTTTTCCTTATATCCAACTGCAGACGTCTCTTCTGtggtgaaattaacataatatttggtatatgtatattaaataCTACTGTTTTAGTCATGTTGAGGGATTTTTGCGTTTGTAGATATcagataacacatttaaaggccAATATCGGCCGATAACTGTAACGTGCATCCCTAAGTCAAGTACATTGTGTACGTGAGGGGAggacagtgtaaacaggaagatGATTCTCTCTTCTGCAGTTGTTTACAGAAAGTACTACGAGCTTGAAATTACAATGGTGAGGTGAAAGTGAGACCGACACTAAGAGTCAACAGAGCTTTCTGGCCACAACAATAGTCACGCTAAAAAAAGGAACCAAATCCAAAAGCAAAATCCAGGGAAATGCTTTATCATTTTCAAAGCTCTCCATTTCTGcccttttttattcttcttcatttttaaatgaagacgGAGCAAGTGAATTCAATTTCTATGCCAGGGTGGGGTGGAAGGCAGGCGTGTCCGGCGCTGAAtttatgcaaacaaacaaacattcctCTTCTCACATGCAGACAACGGTgaactaatgaatgaatgaaaacaccatCACAATAAATGCATATTCCTCCACTGGCCACACTCTACACTTAAAAGTTAAATTAACCCTGCCATGACCACAAGGAGATAAGTTTCAACCCAAAAATCCTGCAGCATTCTCTCACACAGGATGAAATAATGTATGCATTGTCTttaaaacattgtgtgtgtgtatgtggcagAAAGATGTCCTGATGTAATATGCAGTTCACTGGGTCTAGACAGGCTACAGGCACGATCGACGATGCACGACATAAATCAATACGCTAAGAAGCTCAGCAGTGATTATTTACAGTAGCCTGTTGTACAGATACAGTACATGCCACATCAATTGAATCTACTTTTGTAGAGCGGCTTTATCTCAGGTATTAACACGGTATTAACATGATATCACTTTACACACTAACTGGACCGTGAAGACTCATGCAGCCAAGTCTGACCTGGggataaaaatgattaaattgcTTTGTGCAGTTTCAAAAAAGCTAGAATTTATagtgatatttgatatttacatAACGCTGGTATTCTGGTGGTGTCTCatagagagaataaaaaaaggaagcatTAAGGGATTCAGCCTGTTCCTTTTATTCTTAGTGATTATGTTTATAGTATATTAAGTGaaatgaaactgtaaatgtgtgattCTTCTGAAGGTTGCAGATGCATTATGTGATATGATAACAGACTCACTGGCTCACTGTGCAGATACACATATAGCTGAGCAATGGAGACAGAAAGTCTGCCAacaattagttgttttttttgtcatcataaGATGCTTCATTTTAGTTCTAGCGGTTCTGTGATCATGAAAATGTCAGCAGGGAAAAGGGCATCTAGGGAATGTACGCAAGGTTGACAGTAGTTGTGGTCGTCTGACAGGAGCCGCACAAACATGCTGCTCTGACCACACctcaacacatactgtacatacagtaaatacgtACATGAAGACAAAAGCTCTAAGATTATTGTCTGATCATGGATTCGCTCCAGCCTCCCTCTCAAATGTATCAATCAGTTATTGAAGAATGGTCAGACCATCAGGCCTAAAACAGAAGCATGGAGAATCCTTGTAAACAAACCTCTCGCCAGCCTTTTTTATATGTcgtacatataaacacacacacggagaagaAGTCTAAGACACAGCTGGGAAACATTAGCTACATCAGAGTAGACGGCACCACCGGTTAACAGGGACAGCACATGGAGACCAACCAAAACAGGCCCGTACATGAGAGCACATGTTTTGCTTTCCTAATACACACTCACTGCAAAGCTATTCTGTTACCATTTCAACCTCCGTCAACAGTCAAATTCGCCACATGCAAGAGTTTGACTGGATCACGGTCAGTGTGGTTGTAGGTTTTGTGAGAAACCAGCAATTTTCTAAAGGGCAGCAGATCTGATGTTACTGGAAATTCCTGACTGAAGCACAGCCGTTCAAGAACGTACGATAGGGTAGCCTGAGacaagtttccatggtaaccatctttttgttgttgtatctTTTGACCTAAACAAAAGCTTGCCACCATTCGGCCTGGAAAGTGTTGAGCTGCAAGGACGATGCGCAGTCGGCGCTTACGGAGACTGAGGGTGAAGTGCACACATCCAGTTTGTGTGGAATTCCACtgaatttatgaaatttatGTCACACGGAACTCTGCAAAATCAAGGTCACACAAAGTATGAGCTGGGTTTTGTGGTGGTAACAGTTTCAGATTCTGGGAAATATCTCAAAGTATGTTTGCCCCTGAAAAAAATCGTTATAAAGGGCCAGTTAACCCTTAAACCTCACCCTACCTCTCTACCTCTGCAAAACCTACACCTGAAAGCACAAACCAGAGGCTTAATAACAGGCGTAAAATAGGACACTGTGTTTGTAACTTACCTATGAATGAGCCTGTACTGCAGATAAGGCTGAAGAAGCAGCTCTCAGGGGGAAGTGTCCCACATTTACTGCAAGAAAAAGTAAACAATCtatcagagaaaatcagtgaatcAACCTACACACACTGCACGGGAACACTTATTCCTCCTCCCACGTCGTGCACTctgacatgttacatgttagAGAGGCTTTGTGCTTGTCTAGTAAGGGGTTGGGGGGGGACTACGTTTCCTCACATCCCTTCGTGAagtctttgacttttcacctaCTGCATACTGCCTCTCTTCTAGGAATGGGAAATGTTTGTAGGACGGGAAGGCAGGAGACAGTCAACACAGGCCGTCTGTGCCCTGATATGCTGCCAACAAAGACTTCTCAGCTGactgcagttacacacacacacacacacacacacacacacacacacacacacacacacacacacacaatcttcaGTTCACTCTGTGGATAAAAATGGAACATTTATAAGACTAATATTTGCATTATCTTTGAATTATTTGTGCATTACTATGATATTTCTACTTTCA is part of the Solea senegalensis isolate Sse05_10M linkage group LG15, IFAPA_SoseM_1, whole genome shotgun sequence genome and harbors:
- the zgc:154058 gene encoding transmembrane protein 150A-like, producing the protein MSIWMILPVSLPVLTITGIWVVYAMALYNQHVCPVDNWLYNQSCEEELYLQSGPTLCCTLDNVPLISKCGTLPPESCFFSLICSTGSFIVMVIVLLRYAHVIEKHQNCVLNTASLSTGWICAAGLIMVGNFQV